The following coding sequences lie in one Palaemon carinicauda isolate YSFRI2023 chromosome 7, ASM3689809v2, whole genome shotgun sequence genomic window:
- the LOC137644668 gene encoding uncharacterized protein, with protein MEEWRGLIWMRKKKDNGRGGRQTKEEEEERRYMGRINLEEEKKDDGRGRRKDRKREEERRCMGRIIWKRKKKDDGRGRRRTMEEEKERRKKRKKKDDGRRRSKTKEEEEERRCMGGLIWKRKKKDEGRRRRKTMEEEEERRRKRKKKDEGRERRKTMHGRINWAEGIKDGRE; from the coding sequence ATGGAGGAATGGAGAGGATTAATTTGGATGAGGAAGAAGAAAGACAATGGAAGAGGAGGAAGACAGaccaaggaagaggaagaagaaagacgATATATGGGGAGGATTAATTTGGAAGAGGAGAAGAAAGACgatggaagaggaagaagaaaggacaggaagagagaagaagaaagacGATGTATGGGGAGGATTAtttggaagaggaagaagaaagacgatggaagaggaagaagaaggacgatggaagaggaaaaagaaagacgaaagaagaggaagaagaaagacgatggaagaagaagaagcaagacgaaggaagaggaagaagaaagacgATGTATGGGAGGATTAAtttggaagaggaagaagaaagacgaaggaagaagaagaagaaagacgatggaagaggaagaagaaagacgaaggaagaggaagaagaaagacgaaggaagagaaagaagaaagacgATGCATGGGAGGATTAATTGGGCAGAGGGAATAAAGGATGGAAGAGAATAA